The genomic region GAAGGAAAAGCCCAGAGGATTTGAAACTTTCCAGGAAGTGCCAGGGTAGTCAGATCCAAACCCCACAGTTCAGCATAGCTTAGGGCACTTGTCCTTTTTCAGAGCTATTGAAAAGGAGCCTTGATGTCTACTAAGGGGTCCCCTTGCAGCTGTGTGGCAAACTCAACAGCAAGGGTTCAACCCAGCCTGCACAGGAGGTACAGATACACAACAGCAAGCTCTGCTTTGGCCCAAGGAttctgagggagaagagaggagcTGTTTCTGTCCCTTGTCCTTTCCAGGCCCGTTTCTCCCctcagagaagggaaaacagaGCCCCTTTTGGGGTCCTCACGGAAAAGGCAGCTCTTACCTTCTCCATGATCCTGTCAATCTGGCGGTTCTGTGTGTCGATCTCGTTGCCCATGTCCAAGGCCATGTGACGTAAGTTGCCAATGATGCCGCTGACCTGCTCCAGGTTCTCATCCATTTCATTTTCCCGGGCATCATTTGTTACCCTAGGAACAAAAACCCAATTCTTTAAAGCAGAGACAGGAGATTCTCCCTGAAACTGGGATTCGCCCAAAACCTCCACTGCATCCTCCATCGCTCGTCACCTGAAGAACAGGCTGCTGTGCTCGGCTTTGAACAAAAGGGATTAATGAGTGAATAACCTGAAAAACCTTACATGCTTAGTTTTTGGATGTTGGGCTCAATTGTCTGGTTATCAGTGCTCTGTTGGTACTGCTCGTGTCTGCTGTTGGTAGAGGTGTTGCTGTCTGAGCTTATCTGTACCACATGCTGCAGCCCTCTGCAGTGATGATCCTTCCCAAAGAATGAAAGGGTTCCCCATTCACATTGTGTGTGGTTAGCATTCATGGGAggtgctggaaggtgctggaattaCAGTGATAGCAGCTCCCCTTCTTGGGCTGCAGAGGCTAATGAACGCTGTCCAGTCCTTGTATGCTTGGGGTCACAGAGATATTGGGGAAGAGGTGCTTCAGCTGTGAAAATCCTGACCTAGCATCCTATTTAATTAACTGTATTTCTGGTGAAAGACAGAAGCAGCTTCTCTCAGAGTTACTGGCTTTAGTAAAGATCACTTATCCCTCATTCTTAGCACCATCTTGTGCAGTTGCtttttggaaggaaaagctTGTGCCTGAGCCAAGGCCCAGTTCAGCTCTCCAGTGACTGAAGAGGCAGGTGGTGACTGATGCTGGGAAAAGCAAGGTCCATGGATGCTGCTCAGAAAATTCCTACTTTGAGCCTCTTACACAGTTTGTGTTCATGTAGGTGCCCAAAGGGTGCTCCAGGCTATTTGCAGAAAAATCATGGTGCAGTGTAACTTCCTTCACTGCTATTCTATTATCATGCCCCAGCATTCATTTTGGTGGGGCTGCCATCcagacattttgaaaaaaattgaatggCAGACCCATCAAACTTAAATGGCAACTCCATCCCACGCTCCAGATTGCATGACAGCATTGTTTCTATCACACTGATTTCCCTTTATCACAGCAGCCAAAGAAATAAGTGGATAATAGTTTTTGGAAAGATAATTACTTATTAAACTAGTGTCCTTAATCTTCAGAGATCAAAGCTTTGCCTACTGGTATGCTGATAGCATTGTCTGCTAAATACATGCCCCATAAGCTCTGTAATCAGTAGGTACTTTGTGCTGGATCCCTGTGTGTCGTGGGAAGTTTGCAGTGGGGCTGCCTTTAATATAGCTGTGTGCATCAAACTGGCTTTGATTTGAGAGCTGAGGGATTCCCACTCTGTTCCTCCATAGCTGTGgcttcccagcagctgaggaaggggACATCATTCCCCATGCACTGAGGTTTTGAGGACACTCACAAGCAGGGGAGGGGTGCACCTCTAGTTTAAAGTGTTCTTCAGGTTCTGGGCTTGGCTCAGTGCTTTGGCAGGAAGCCTgaggcttttttgttgttgaaaaGAAAGGGAGGGCTGCTGGATGCTTTGGTGCATCTTCTGGCAAGGATGGATTATGGGCACTACATGCCTTGAGACATAATGGCAATAAGCTAGTGTTTATCTGACACTTCATTTCTGAGGCGTTTGACTAGCGTTATTAGTGAGAGCTGTGATAAGGCCCCCAGGACAAGTGTTCACACAGGGAGCTGGAGTGCTGAGGACAATGCTGGCTGGCCATGGCTGTCTGCAccctcacagtgctgctgtgaaataaataaacagacTTTATTTCTAGTTTATTATTGCCCACATCTGGGCAGTCTCAGAAAGAAAGGTTTGGGCTTGCGTTTTCAAGCATCTTCTGGTTCTCGGGACCAAGACCCTTCCTTCCAGGATTTCCAGCAGGGTCACCATCCTTTGCACTAGAGCTCAGGTGACCCTCAGGCCCAGAAGTCCCTGGATGCAGTAACCTTTAGGACGTGCCTTAGTCACCATCAACCCGAATCCGAGCACCGCTTGGTGGAAAACCCTGGCTCCATCACATTACCCAGCACCTCTGAAGGAGTTAATGAGCACCACAGAGCTCATGACCATATGGAAGCAATCTAAATATATCTGTgacaaggaaagcagagagaaaacagtggATAAAAAGGCTCACCTGCGGATAAAGCCACCACTGATGGCCATCTGCTCCCGTTCATCTACGACACGTGCAGGCTGGCTGGCTACAACACCATCCTGATTATTGCCCCAGGCCTTTTTGTAAGCATCGCTTGATTTAAGCCTATGCGAGAAAGATGATGAGTAACAAAGCTCCAAGTGCACAAGGACAAACGCAAAACTCTTTACCTCTCCAAGCTAAAAGCTGAATCAAGCAAATGACTTTTCAGATAGAGGGTCATTGTTTGTATACCGATATATCATAACCCTGAATAAAAGGAGGGGGTGGGtcttttgcttattttttactttactgCCACAACAGTGATGGTCAGAGGTTTAGTTTCCAATAGGGTGAATTGCAGTTGTCAGGTCTACAACATTGCACACAGGTTTTTGGATGTTGACTTAGTTTCCagaatgaaggaaaattaaaaaaaaaagaaaaaaaagaaaaaaaaaggaaaaagaagagaagaaatacagaTAAGTAGAAAACattgtttcatttcagtgaCACATATGTTTTGACATCAAACACAGAGGACGTACTGGCAGACAGACATAAAAACAGAACTGCCAAGTATAGTGTGTACATCACATCACAGCAACACACCCTCttagagaaaaacagatttgGCTACAATTTAACCTTTTACCATGCAGAATATTTGGCTTCTGATGATATTTTTTCAATATGTATGTGGCATAATAGGCATTAAAAGCCACTGACCTTTTCCAAGGTGATTTGGGGATGATTTTATCATAGGGTTCATTagatttttcaaataatatatCGGTACTTGAAATAGTAATCATACATCGACAGTTGATGTACAAACCTTTGTCCACAGagacaaaaagtaaaatagGCAGAAGTGAAATgaatgcaggagaaaataaaagatacaAGCAATCTAGCATCAGAAAGGGAAATTTTTCTACGTTTTTCTTCATGCACCAGCTACAGGCATGAATAAGAAGTAAAGCATTCTCACTAAGCACAGTTGCCCCACTAGTTCATCATACCCTCAATGCATCAGCAGTAACAGCCTTCACAATAAGCAAGACACAGGCAAAAAAGGATCATCACTTCCTTCAGGAGTTTTAAACCACAGGACTTCAAAAATAGCCTGGCAACTTgttatatttgtattttgtggCAGTTACATTAACCTGCAGAGAGCCATTTTTGACTGAGCTGCCGTggatagaaaattaaaatccaggCACCCCTAGAGTGGAAAATTGACATGTGCAGCCTATTTAGGGCTGCTGTCATTGGGGTCACCAGACAAGACTGAGCATTTTAACAGGGGAATGTAAGGATTTGGGGTCCACAGGTATATGTTTGTGATTTTATTCTGGAAATGGGTCTGTTTCCAACAAAACCACTGGGAGCTGCAAATCTCTGTGATTTCCCTGTTCCTTGATCAGCTCCAATCAGTCCTATAAGCAGCCCTGTGGCTTGGTTTTTGAGGGAGGAACTGAACGTGCTTCTGGGAGATTTGGGAAAGGACATGACAAACTCATCTCTGGTGTCATGTTCTCTCCATGCCCCCTGAAGCAGCTCAGTTTTAAATGAGCCTGAAGATGTGTTGTATGATCCAATATAGAATTAAAACATAGATTAAAAGAGGATCTTTCATACTCATCTGTTCTGTTGCTTATTTCCCATTAGAGTTTGTCAAGACTTAAAAATATGATGGTTGGCTTGTTTAATTTTAGTTCTCCAAAACTATACATCAGCTTTGGCATTTCTAAAATGCCTGAAAGTAATTCTCTTGCTGCAGATACATTTACAgggttttgccttttatttgGACCTGTGCAACTTTGTCAGTGAGACAaagtttctgtgtttctgtgtttgagGTAAATGATTTTATACACCCAGAATCTGATCTCTTGTTTTCTTGTGGACTTCCAATTAAAGTCAACAGGTGGAGCTTGGATCTTTCACGGTCAATAGGAGTTGTCCTTTCGAATGCAACCTGGTAAAAGTTCCATGCTGTGGGCATTTTCGATCTCCTAAGAATGTAGGATCAagctttacatatttttaaggCTCAGAGAACTGTACTTTCACTGTATATCAGGGTAGAGTTACATGTGAAGTGGATAatctttttataaatatatgcCATTAATCTCCCACCAGCCAGAAGAGCTTTAGGGGATCATGGTGATTCTGATGCCCAGAACTGTAtggatttctctctctcccacaCTCCACTCCTCAGAACATCATCTTATCTATACCAGGGGGGTCCTGGCTTAGTGACTCAGGGAACAGTCTCTAAAACCATTCTTCATCCATCCTCTGAGCATTGGttagcagtgctgctctctgaaatATGGCTCCAGACTGATAGGGTCAGAATGCcttggagaagggaagaggCCCCTTCACAAATTCAtgccccctccatcccctgtaGAGTCATTCTGTTGTTGCAGCATGACGCTGCAGCCGTAGCAAAGTGCCAAATGTTTTAGTGCCACGTGCCAGGTGCTAATCCCATCGCTGTCACATGTCTGGCTGTCAGTTCTGAGCTTTTACAGCTCGTACAGTGTGGGAGCTGTGAAGTTTCCGCTGCATTTATACCTGCAGCTCTTGTGCACCAGCTCCCCTGGTGCAGGACAGCAAGGGCTACGGCCTGTCAGAGCTCATAGTGCTTGCAAAAGGGGTGTATGCAGCCCTTCCCATTCCTCCTGCCCCCTCTCCCATCACACATCAAGGCTATAATTATTCTGGGCAAGATGTTTACCCCAAAAAAGTACTCAGGGCTTGGTACACAGAAGTAAAATACCTGAGGCAGTATCTTAATTCTGTCCCAAGGGAATtaacttcaaaataaatgtgaCTGATAAGGCAAAACCCTAGCCCTGCTCTTCTGATTTTTGGCAAAATACCCCATGAACTCTATGGCAACTCTCTTTCCTTTTGGTCTTGATAACTGGAGAAGGATCAGGCTTTGGCTGTGAACAAAGTTCACATAGAAAGGGAATTTAATACCACTGCTAcacttctctctgctttgtCTCCTGCACGATCTCTGGCCAACCATTTAGGAATGTTTTCGCTGCAACCTAGGTTCATGCCTACTCACTGCATGCTGGATTTGCCATTCCTCAAGGACTTTGGGTTGGTCCCCGGTTTCCTACACCCACATAACCGCACATCACATTTTCATTTGGCATTTAAAACAAGCTTGGCATTACTTGGAGGACGGTTTCGTTCAAGTGTGATGGCATGCAAGCAAATTCAATGCATTTCAACATTTCTGCTTAGTGTACGTGCTACCCAAACGAAAGAAATTTGGCATGTTGAGGTTTTGTCAAATTTTTTGCCTGTGGCAGGATGAAAACCATTTCAAGTTGGGTTCCAATTATGAAACGTCACATCTCTTTCAAGATCTCATCAAGGACTATTTCTGCTGAACAATGAAAAAAGCTGTGATTTTCATCCACAATTTGGATCAATGTTTAACAAGACCTCTTCTagtttttttcagctcttttgtTTATGAAACTTCTTTGTGAAAATACGTTTCAAAATTTAGAGTGTCCAGGAATAAGGTAGCCCCAAGTGTTTTTGTCCGCTGGAAAATGGACTCAGTACCACTCAGTACACTTTGTGTAAAATGTTGAAACTTTTACCATTAAAAGGTGTCAACAGTGAAGCTTTCACTGCAGTATGCCTGATTTTAATGCATCTACAGTAATTCCCAGTCAGTTGTCTATGCTATGAAATGAATGCATTTGAACCAGAATCGTTCTTTCTGCATGCCACATGCTCATCCTGTCCATGTGCCTAGCAAGGATGAGCTTCACAAGGCCTTTGGGATCAGCCTTAAGTGCTCAAAGAGATGAGGCAGGCAGCACCTACTTGTTACATGGACAGACACAAAGACCACAGAATTTTCCTAGGTCCGTCAaattcttttctgcttctttcatgTCCTTATTGATTTGGTCCATTCCCTCTTCGATGCGTTCCAGTTGTTCTGATTAAACACAAGTATTTTATCCCCACAGAATGAAGCAGAtggaaaaggacaaagaaaaaaaagacaaaaacttcAGACATTCACTGTGACAAAAAACTGGACACCACATAGCAGAGCCGGTACCCAGTACCTACTTGTTACAAGGACATATGAAAAGGCCACAGCATTTCCctaaatcttttaaatttttctcgGCCTCCTTCATGTCTTGGTTGATATGGTTCATGCCTTCTTCAACACGATCGAGTTGTTCTGGTCAGGACAAAGGGATGACAGTGTGGAATgaattgtatttttgtttgtttgattttgtcTTCAACAGAACATGAAAAATGACCATGTAGAACTGAGTTAATAATGACATTACAATGCATTAATCTGAGCTGATGCATTGCTGAAAGGATGTATGCTGCATTGGttgctgaagattttttttattagtatgGGAAGAGTAAAACAAAGGagtaatttatttgaaatatattaatataaacaAGATGTAATGATGTAGAAAGGAAGGGTTATAAAGTTCAAGGTCCAGAAACATAATACAATACATCAACTTACTAAGACACAGTGACATCCAGGAGAAAGATAGTGTTATTCTTTTGCATATATGTATGTTAATATTAGAGAAAAGAAGTCCTTCCATGGAAAACACTTCTGTTACTTACGCTTACAAATGCCTCAGAACTGGGTGGGTTTGGGCAGCACAACTGCTGTGGCTAGTGAGTGAGAGAGCTGGTAGTTAATGGTAGTGGTAATGGAGCGAGCTGTTAGGGCTTGTGTTGAGGTACCCTCTCTTCCAGAGGCCGAGCAAACAGACCTGTCACTTTCACTGGTGCTGGATATTGATCTCTAGCCTGAGTGTGGCCTCAGGGCTGGTTTTCTTCCCCGTGTGGGTGCTGCAAATCAGGAGTAACCTCAGTGAGCAGGAACAACTGAAACCACTCCGGGATGCTCTCTGCGAGAGGGTCACCGGCTGTGGTGCTGCTTGTCTCTGGCCCCAGGGGAGCTTATGGAAACGGGCATTGGGTGAACGGTCATGTCTTCAGTGGGGTCACTTCCACTTTGCTCCAGGACAAGCTAAGGAGCACCAGGCCCAGAAGCCAGGCACATATGGACCCTATCTCTCTGCGGGCATTAAACAAAATTTGGCATATTTCCACCTAACCTGAGGGGTTTTCTTAGTGACTTGGTTTTCTAAGTGACTTGGGGGTTCAGAATAACTTAAtgtgttaatttattttcacttttaaagcTGGGGAAAATGTCCTAGAAGAACAGAATGCCATGACATAAAAGTGTAGGAACGGGATTCTCCACTGAGGTAAACAGATATGGATCCAATTGGATCAAGTGTCTTGTGTGGAGTCTGCAGTAGGGAGAGCATTTTATATGGGATTTACATTTTACACCATTTGTTCCCAAAGGATAGACTCAGATGCT from Molothrus ater isolate BHLD 08-10-18 breed brown headed cowbird chromosome 3, BPBGC_Mater_1.1, whole genome shotgun sequence harbors:
- the SNAP25 gene encoding synaptosomal-associated protein 25 isoform X2, with the translated sequence MAEDADMRNELEEMQRRADQLADESLESTRRMLQLVEESKDAGIRTLVMLDEQGEQLDRVEEGMNHINQDMKEAEKNLKDLGKCCGLFICPCNKLKSSDAYKKAWGNNQDGVVASQPARVVDEREQMAISGGFIRRVTNDARENEMDENLEQVSGIIGNLRHMALDMGNEIDTQNRQIDRIMEKADSNKTRIDEANQRATKMLGSG
- the SNAP25 gene encoding synaptosomal-associated protein 25 isoform X1, yielding MAEDADMRNELEEMQRRADQLADESLESTRRMLQLVEESKDAGIRTLVMLDEQGEQLERIEEGMDQINKDMKEAEKNLTDLGKFCGLCVCPCNKLKSSDAYKKAWGNNQDGVVASQPARVVDEREQMAISGGFIRRVTNDARENEMDENLEQVSGIIGNLRHMALDMGNEIDTQNRQIDRIMEKADSNKTRIDEANQRATKMLGSG